The following proteins are co-located in the Planococcus plakortidis genome:
- a CDS encoding ribonucleotide-diphosphate reductase subunit beta, with product MMSMETLTKQVLMDPDAPNRSTAIVGGASSGLLNWNDIAHPHMYELYQALLANFWKAQEINMQDDIKNWDSLSDTEKDVFLRINTQLASLDSLQTPTMTQVMDYVSDSSFKSIFAVIAQQEAVHTESYSYVLSSLVPLDEQNRRFDEAKNDPLVRKRNARILQAYEAFRTEPNLENLLKLAVNSINLEGIYFYAGFAFFYHLARQQKMLKTSTMISYIQRDEMQHAYFVSQFIRILIAENPELATDSMNNWIREEVAHAVELEKEWAQHILGEIDGLDLDEFNEYVEYLANKRLRQIGLGNLYETRDNPMPWIRVFGDDMMNSTKSDFFEQKSRAYTKVSESNGFDEL from the coding sequence ATGATGAGTATGGAAACGTTAACGAAACAAGTCTTGATGGACCCGGATGCACCGAACCGCTCGACCGCCATTGTCGGCGGAGCGAGCTCAGGTCTGCTCAATTGGAACGACATCGCCCATCCGCATATGTATGAACTGTACCAAGCGCTGCTCGCGAACTTCTGGAAAGCGCAGGAAATCAATATGCAGGATGATATTAAAAATTGGGATTCGCTATCGGATACCGAGAAAGATGTCTTTTTGCGCATTAACACGCAACTCGCGTCTCTCGACAGCCTGCAGACACCAACGATGACCCAAGTCATGGACTATGTCAGCGATTCAAGTTTCAAGTCGATTTTTGCCGTCATCGCCCAGCAGGAAGCGGTCCATACCGAGTCTTATTCCTACGTGCTCAGCTCGCTCGTGCCGCTCGATGAACAGAACCGGCGCTTTGATGAAGCAAAGAACGATCCGCTCGTCAGAAAGCGCAACGCACGCATTTTACAAGCATACGAAGCATTTCGTACCGAGCCGAATTTGGAAAACCTGCTGAAGCTTGCGGTCAACTCGATCAATTTGGAAGGCATTTATTTCTATGCGGGCTTTGCTTTTTTCTACCACCTCGCGCGCCAGCAGAAAATGCTCAAGACCAGTACGATGATCAGCTATATCCAGCGCGACGAAATGCAGCACGCTTATTTCGTGTCCCAGTTTATCCGCATCTTGATCGCAGAAAACCCGGAGCTTGCGACAGATAGCATGAACAACTGGATCCGCGAGGAAGTGGCGCACGCCGTCGAACTCGAAAAAGAATGGGCCCAGCATATCCTTGGGGAGATCGATGGCCTGGACCTTGATGAATTCAATGAATACGTCGAGTATTTGGCCAACAAGCGGCTGCGCCAAATCGGCCTTGGCAACCTCTATGAAACGCGGGACAACCCGATGCCGTGGATCCGCGTCTTCGGTGACGATATGATGAACAGCACGAAGTCGGATTTCTTCGAACAGAAATCGCGCGCCTATACGAAAGTATCGGAGTCGAACGGCTTTGACGAATTATAA
- a CDS encoding ribonucleoside-diphosphate reductase subunit alpha, translating into MTLGAVERDRKIQDALDRVSMDEPHWTFEAAGLYLEKLYEQAALTRGYSAANKYDDFYGLIYGLSRLGIYSKDLLEAYSEGEIRLLGQEISPERDELFNYIGLFLLADRYLAKDYDGRVWELPQERFLVIAMTLMQKEPKVRRLELVKEAYWAMSNLYMTVATPTLSNAGKSFGQMSSCFIDTVADSLDGIYQNNWDVARLSKDGGGLGVYYGKVRALGSDIRKFKGNSSGVIPWIRLLNDTAVSVDQLGQRQGAVAVYLDVFHKDIMNGFLDLKTNNGDERRKAHDIFTGVSIPDLFMQKLQETDENGRSVGEWHTFCPHEVKQVMGWKDEQGNLLGLEDFYDETDRKYFTEKYEEAVNHPLLARKSFRAMDIMARIMVSQLETGTPYMFYRDEVNRQNPNKHLRGIGKTSIYCSNLCSEIAQNMSPTEIIKEYKDEEGNLVTVKKPGDFVVCNLSSINLPRAVQADVLSRLIPIQLRMLDNVIDLNTISVGQAEVTNLKYRAVGLGTFGWHHLLALRGIHWETQEAVDYADTLYEEIAWHAIRASAGLAEEKGAFSEFTGSEWHTGEYFERRSYTGERWDALRRKVSASGVRNGWMMAVAPNSSTAKIGGSTDGIDPLYAVEYAEEKKNFRFNVTAPDLNHHTYDYYRRARHVLDQKWSIRQNAARQRHIDQSISFNLYVPHTIRAKELLELHLEAWKCGLKTSYYVRSTSQEEIEACEACES; encoded by the coding sequence ATGACTTTAGGAGCAGTAGAACGCGATAGAAAAATTCAGGATGCACTCGACCGGGTTTCGATGGACGAACCGCATTGGACGTTCGAAGCGGCAGGATTATATTTGGAGAAATTATATGAGCAAGCGGCACTAACGCGAGGCTACAGCGCAGCGAATAAATACGATGATTTCTACGGATTGATTTATGGGCTTAGCCGCCTTGGGATTTATTCAAAAGATTTGCTGGAAGCTTACTCCGAGGGCGAAATCCGCTTACTGGGACAAGAAATTTCACCGGAGCGCGATGAATTGTTCAATTACATAGGATTGTTCTTGCTGGCGGACCGTTATTTGGCAAAAGACTATGACGGCCGTGTGTGGGAATTGCCGCAGGAGCGCTTTCTCGTCATCGCGATGACTTTGATGCAAAAAGAACCGAAAGTGCGCCGCCTCGAACTCGTCAAGGAAGCGTATTGGGCGATGAGCAATCTGTATATGACGGTGGCGACGCCAACTTTATCGAATGCCGGAAAAAGTTTTGGCCAAATGTCTTCGTGTTTTATCGACACCGTAGCGGATTCGCTTGATGGCATTTACCAGAACAACTGGGATGTCGCACGCCTGAGCAAAGACGGCGGCGGCCTCGGTGTTTACTACGGAAAAGTGCGCGCACTCGGCTCGGACATCCGCAAATTCAAAGGCAATTCATCCGGCGTCATCCCGTGGATCCGCCTGCTCAACGACACAGCGGTCAGCGTCGACCAACTTGGCCAGCGTCAAGGCGCAGTGGCGGTCTATTTGGATGTCTTCCATAAAGACATCATGAATGGCTTCCTGGATTTGAAAACGAATAATGGCGATGAGCGCCGCAAAGCACACGATATTTTCACCGGGGTCTCGATTCCGGATTTGTTTATGCAAAAATTGCAGGAAACCGATGAAAACGGCCGCAGCGTCGGCGAATGGCATACGTTCTGCCCGCATGAAGTGAAACAAGTAATGGGTTGGAAAGACGAGCAGGGCAATTTGCTCGGGCTCGAAGACTTCTACGACGAAACCGACCGTAAATACTTCACGGAAAAATACGAAGAAGCGGTCAACCATCCTTTATTGGCCAGAAAATCGTTCCGTGCGATGGATATCATGGCGCGCATCATGGTGTCGCAGCTCGAGACTGGCACACCGTACATGTTCTACCGTGACGAAGTGAACCGCCAAAACCCGAACAAGCACTTGCGCGGCATCGGCAAAACATCCATCTATTGCAGCAATCTATGCAGTGAAATCGCACAGAACATGTCGCCGACTGAAATCATTAAAGAATACAAAGATGAAGAAGGGAATCTCGTCACTGTGAAAAAACCGGGCGATTTCGTCGTCTGCAATTTATCATCCATCAACTTGCCAAGAGCGGTGCAAGCGGACGTTTTGTCCCGCCTCATCCCGATTCAATTGCGCATGCTCGATAACGTCATCGACTTGAACACCATATCGGTCGGCCAGGCGGAAGTGACGAACCTAAAATATCGCGCCGTTGGATTAGGGACATTCGGATGGCACCACTTGCTCGCGCTTCGCGGCATCCACTGGGAAACGCAAGAAGCAGTCGATTATGCCGATACCTTGTATGAAGAAATCGCTTGGCACGCCATACGCGCATCAGCGGGACTGGCAGAAGAAAAAGGCGCCTTCAGTGAATTCACAGGTTCTGAATGGCACACGGGCGAGTATTTCGAACGCCGCAGCTATACGGGCGAACGCTGGGACGCCTTGCGCCGCAAAGTATCTGCATCCGGTGTCCGCAATGGCTGGATGATGGCGGTCGCGCCAAACTCGTCGACCGCGAAAATCGGCGGCTCGACAGACGGCATCGATCCTTTGTATGCCGTCGAATACGCAGAAGAGAAAAAGAATTTCCGCTTTAATGTGACGGCACCGGACCTTAACCACCACACATATGATTATTACCGCCGCGCGCGCCACGTGCTGGACCAAAAATGGAGCATCCGCCAAAATGCCGCAAGACAGCGCCATATCGACCAGTCGATCAGCTTTAATTTATACGTGCCGCATACGATCCGCGCCAAGGAATTGCTCGAATTGCACCTCGAAGCGTGGAAGTGCGGCTTGAAGACAAGCTATTATGTGCGCAGCACGTCGCAGGAAGAAATCGAAGCATGCGAGGCATGCGAAAGCTAA
- a CDS encoding acyl-CoA thioesterase, with product MHREQLPAGVSRTIQSRLVLPPDTNHMGTIFGGTVLAYIDEIAAISAMKHSRRAVVTASIDNVNFLSSAKVGDILILEGVVISTGRTSMEVYVKAECQHIESGTRSLTTTSILTMVAVDAEGRPTPVASVVPETENEKRLFDNAQERKERRMIANEYAKELC from the coding sequence ATGCACAGAGAACAACTTCCGGCCGGCGTATCCAGGACGATCCAGTCCCGGCTTGTCTTGCCGCCGGACACCAACCATATGGGCACGATTTTCGGGGGCACCGTCCTCGCGTATATCGACGAGATCGCCGCCATCTCGGCAATGAAGCATAGCCGGCGCGCAGTCGTGACCGCATCGATCGACAACGTCAATTTCCTGTCCTCGGCAAAAGTCGGCGATATCTTGATCTTGGAAGGCGTTGTCATTTCGACGGGCCGGACATCGATGGAAGTATACGTCAAAGCAGAATGCCAGCACATCGAAAGCGGCACGCGCAGCTTAACGACCACTTCGATCTTGACGATGGTCGCAGTGGATGCAGAAGGGCGCCCAACGCCAGTCGCGAGCGTGGTGCCGGAAACGGAAAATGAAAAACGATTATTTGACAACGCACAGGAACGAAAAGAACGCCGAATGATCGCAAACGAATACGCAAAGGAGCTGTGTTAA
- a CDS encoding DUF3934 domain-containing protein — protein sequence MGKAKAKAKSGVGQGTGKKGWNRWEKGKNKAKSFKPYTSKDNKEATNQKGKQPEAESEWVDG from the coding sequence ATGGGTAAAGCGAAAGCAAAAGCAAAAAGCGGCGTAGGTCAAGGCACCGGCAAAAAAGGCTGGAACCGTTGGGAAAAAGGCAAAAACAAAGCCAAAAGTTTTAAGCCGTATACAAGCAAAGACAATAAAGAAGCCACGAACCAAAAAGGAAAGCAGCCAGAAGCTGAATCTGAATGGGTCGATGGATAA
- a CDS encoding glutathione peroxidase gives MGIYEIKVTDASGEEYKLERYKGQPMVIINTATKCGLRGQFDGLEKIYQRYKDEGLVVLGFPSDQFGQEVGEAADAESSCRMTYGVTFPMHDIIKVNGKDAHPLFDHLTSNTKGFLSSGIKWNFTKFLVDRDGKVVARFAPKDTPDSMHKDIQKVLEA, from the coding sequence ATGGGAATCTACGAGATTAAGGTCACCGATGCCAGCGGGGAAGAGTACAAGCTCGAACGCTACAAAGGCCAACCGATGGTCATCATCAACACGGCGACCAAATGCGGCCTGCGCGGCCAGTTTGACGGCCTCGAAAAGATTTACCAGCGCTACAAAGATGAGGGCCTAGTCGTACTGGGCTTTCCGTCCGATCAGTTCGGCCAGGAAGTCGGGGAAGCGGCAGATGCCGAATCGTCGTGCCGCATGACTTACGGCGTCACGTTCCCGATGCACGACATCATCAAAGTGAACGGCAAAGACGCACATCCCTTGTTCGATCATTTGACGTCGAACACGAAAGGCTTCCTGTCGAGCGGTATCAAATGGAATTTCACGAAGTTCCTAGTCGACCGAGATGGCAAAGTCGTGGCAAGGTTCGCACCGAAAGATACACCCGATTCGATGCACAAAGACATCCAGAAAGTGCTCGAGGCCTAA
- a CDS encoding transcriptional regulator, SarA/Rot family yields the protein MDKPTKLEQQLCFEVYKASSNFSKLYAKTLEPFGLTFTQYLVLLVLWEEDGLTMKEIGGQLGLGTGTLNPIINRMIQNGRIVKEQSAEDRRAFRISLTEKSRADEKPIEQAIHDKITSCNYLDVNAIELMNNLKALNAFFGEMDL from the coding sequence ATGGATAAACCGACCAAACTGGAACAGCAATTATGCTTTGAAGTGTATAAAGCTTCGAGCAATTTCTCGAAACTTTACGCAAAGACATTGGAACCATTCGGCCTGACCTTTACGCAGTATTTGGTATTGCTCGTGTTATGGGAAGAAGACGGCTTGACGATGAAAGAAATCGGCGGGCAACTCGGGCTCGGCACCGGCACGCTCAACCCGATCATCAACCGGATGATTCAAAATGGCCGCATCGTGAAAGAACAATCGGCTGAAGACCGCCGCGCTTTCCGGATTTCTTTAACGGAAAAGTCGCGTGCGGATGAAAAGCCGATTGAGCAGGCCATTCACGACAAGATCACCAGCTGCAATTACCTCGATGTCAATGCCATCGAACTAATGAATAACCTGAAAGCCTTAAATGCATTTTTCGGCGAGATGGATCTGTGA
- a CDS encoding organic hydroperoxide resistance protein, whose product MKPIFETTMINSGGREGTVYSPDNIFNLDVAKPVALGGQPNTATNPEQLFAAGYSSCFNSALDFVLERDKVKVTNSEVTATVSLLGDKTDGGVKLAVRLEVDIDGLEDGKKQEYVDKAHAYCPYSKAIKDSVDVEIVVR is encoded by the coding sequence ATGAAACCAATATTTGAAACGACGATGATCAACAGCGGCGGACGCGAAGGCACGGTTTATTCACCGGATAATATTTTCAACCTCGATGTGGCAAAACCGGTCGCGCTCGGCGGGCAGCCGAACACAGCGACGAACCCTGAACAATTGTTTGCGGCAGGCTACAGCTCGTGCTTCAACAGTGCGTTGGACTTCGTGTTGGAACGTGATAAAGTGAAAGTAACGAACAGCGAAGTCACAGCGACGGTTTCCTTGCTGGGCGATAAAACGGACGGTGGCGTGAAACTTGCAGTGCGCCTCGAAGTGGATATCGACGGATTGGAAGATGGCAAAAAACAGGAATATGTCGATAAAGCCCACGCATATTGCCCATATTCCAAAGCGATCAAAGATTCCGTGGATGTGGAGATTGTCGTTCGATAA
- a CDS encoding methyltransferase family protein, protein MGWMDWVFTAVSVIWLVEFIVFKNRETGQGDPVEKRTFFGILLSLIATIVVGFWLQELAENEIASVLRPIGLVLLIVGVFLRFWGIIHLKSQFTRHVTVREGDSIVSSGPYRKLRHPLYTGLFLIGIGMALFFTSLIAAIAGGLLLAFALNKRMQHEEALLIEKFGPEYKEWMKHRARLIPYIY, encoded by the coding sequence ATGGGGTGGATGGACTGGGTTTTCACCGCCGTGAGCGTTATCTGGCTGGTCGAATTCATCGTTTTTAAAAACCGTGAGACCGGGCAAGGCGACCCGGTCGAAAAAAGGACATTCTTTGGGATCCTATTGTCGCTGATTGCCACCATCGTAGTTGGTTTTTGGCTTCAGGAGCTGGCAGAAAATGAAATTGCATCAGTGCTCAGGCCGATCGGGCTCGTGTTGCTTATCGTAGGCGTCTTTTTGCGATTTTGGGGAATCATTCATTTGAAATCACAATTTACGCGTCACGTGACGGTGCGTGAAGGCGATAGTATCGTCAGCAGCGGCCCTTACCGCAAGCTGCGCCACCCGCTCTATACCGGCTTGTTTTTGATCGGCATCGGCATGGCGCTGTTCTTCACGAGCCTCATTGCGGCGATTGCCGGCGGCTTGTTGCTCGCGTTTGCGCTAAATAAACGCATGCAGCACGAAGAAGCCTTGCTCATCGAGAAGTTCGGACCCGAATACAAGGAATGGATGAAGCACCGCGCCCGCTTGATTCCTTATATTTATTGA
- a CDS encoding b(o/a)3-type cytochrome-c oxidase subunit 1 encodes MIAQPERKIALWHLGVAYTAFLIGTLMGVLQVFIRNDALQLPAWLDYYQILTAHGVLLALIYTTFFIFAFFITGMSKSLGSFGPKVRLFSWIGLWVTLLGTVMATVMIIAGEASVLYTFYAPMKANGFYYVGLALVIVGTWISSFALVGHYMVWRRNHKGQLSPLFAFMTVTTIILWIIACLGVVATVLFQYIPWAFGWTDTINVELSRSLFWYFGHPLVYFWLLPAYIAWYTIVPKLLGVKVFSDSLARLAFVLFILFSIPVGFHHQLTEPGISNFWKFLQVVLTFMVIVPSLMTAFSMFATFEISGRKKGGTGLFGWFKKLPWRDVRFTSIFIAMAFFIPGGAGGIINASFQLNEVVHNTLWIVGHFHITVGTPVAMTFMGLTFWLIPYLTGRRFTKRMQRLGFVQIITWSIGMLLMSTAQHVLGLMGAPRRTAYSGYNDHPSAMEWFDGILSNHVTMAIGGTILFLSAMILMYIVIMTMFISPKAETPEQMVEFPLAESDMSHTPKWLENWWIWIGIAAVLIIVAYAVPLTHMIQHAPPGSKGFITW; translated from the coding sequence ATGATTGCTCAACCAGAACGTAAAATCGCTTTATGGCACCTAGGTGTCGCCTATACCGCCTTTTTGATCGGCACGCTCATGGGTGTCTTGCAGGTCTTTATCCGCAACGACGCCTTACAGCTCCCGGCTTGGCTTGATTATTACCAGATCCTGACCGCGCACGGCGTCTTGCTCGCACTTATTTATACGACCTTTTTCATTTTCGCCTTCTTTATCACCGGCATGAGCAAGAGCCTCGGCAGCTTCGGCCCGAAAGTCCGCTTGTTTTCATGGATCGGCTTGTGGGTGACGCTTCTCGGAACGGTCATGGCCACAGTGATGATTATCGCCGGGGAAGCGTCGGTTCTATACACCTTTTATGCACCGATGAAAGCGAACGGCTTTTATTACGTCGGCCTGGCCTTGGTCATTGTCGGTACGTGGATCTCGAGTTTTGCGTTGGTCGGCCATTATATGGTGTGGCGCCGCAACCATAAAGGGCAATTGAGCCCTTTGTTCGCCTTCATGACGGTTACGACAATCATTTTATGGATCATCGCCTGTCTCGGCGTGGTGGCGACCGTGTTGTTCCAATACATTCCGTGGGCGTTCGGCTGGACGGATACGATCAATGTGGAATTGAGCCGTTCGCTGTTCTGGTATTTCGGCCATCCGCTTGTTTATTTTTGGCTGCTTCCAGCCTACATCGCTTGGTACACGATCGTGCCGAAACTGCTTGGCGTGAAAGTGTTCAGTGATTCCTTGGCACGTCTCGCATTCGTCTTGTTCATTCTGTTCTCGATTCCGGTCGGGTTCCATCATCAATTGACGGAGCCAGGCATCTCGAACTTCTGGAAGTTCCTGCAGGTGGTCTTGACCTTTATGGTCATCGTGCCATCGCTCATGACCGCATTCTCGATGTTTGCGACCTTTGAAATTTCAGGGCGCAAAAAAGGCGGTACCGGCCTCTTTGGCTGGTTTAAGAAACTGCCGTGGCGAGATGTCCGTTTCACTTCGATTTTCATCGCCATGGCGTTCTTCATTCCTGGCGGCGCTGGGGGGATCATCAATGCCAGTTTCCAATTGAATGAAGTCGTCCACAATACGTTATGGATTGTCGGGCATTTCCATATTACCGTCGGAACGCCGGTCGCGATGACGTTTATGGGCTTGACCTTCTGGCTCATCCCGTACTTGACGGGTCGCCGTTTCACGAAGCGCATGCAGCGCCTCGGCTTTGTCCAGATCATCACTTGGTCGATCGGCATGCTGCTCATGTCGACTGCGCAGCACGTACTCGGCTTGATGGGGGCTCCGCGCCGCACAGCTTACAGCGGCTATAACGACCACCCGTCGGCGATGGAATGGTTTGACGGCATTCTCTCGAACCATGTGACGATGGCGATCGGCGGCACGATTTTGTTCCTGTCTGCCATGATCTTGATGTATATCGTCATCATGACAATGTTTATTTCGCCAAAAGCGGAAACGCCTGAACAAATGGTGGAATTCCCGCTGGCGGAAAGCGATATGTCCCATACGCCAAAATGGCTGGAGAACTGGTGGATTTGGATCGGCATAGCGGCCGTGTTGATTATCGTCGCTTACGCGGTTCCGCTGACCCACATGATCCAACATGCACCGCCTGGCTCGAAAGGATTCATTACATGGTAG
- a CDS encoding cytochrome c oxidase subunit II, whose amino-acid sequence MHFHKYEKIWLSFGIVSLIVFLSVVGVSAFSQNHTPSGGMDTIDPEKVNETAPFDNPGVTQLDEDTYQVAIVALAFGYNAPDLRVPAGKEIIFKVTSTDVVHSFTIDNTKVNMMVVPGRVTTKSYTFEEPGKYLILCNEYCGTGHHMMSTEIEVY is encoded by the coding sequence ATGCATTTCCATAAATACGAGAAGATTTGGCTCAGTTTCGGCATCGTCTCGCTCATTGTCTTTTTGAGCGTCGTCGGGGTCAGTGCGTTTTCACAAAACCATACGCCATCTGGAGGGATGGACACCATCGACCCGGAGAAAGTGAACGAAACAGCGCCATTCGATAACCCAGGGGTCACGCAATTGGACGAGGATACTTACCAAGTGGCGATTGTCGCACTGGCTTTTGGCTACAACGCACCTGACTTGCGGGTGCCAGCGGGCAAGGAAATCATTTTCAAAGTCACCAGCACGGACGTGGTGCACAGCTTTACGATCGACAATACGAAAGTCAATATGATGGTCGTTCCGGGACGGGTCACGACCAAATCCTACACATTTGAAGAACCGGGCAAGTATTTGATTCTGTGCAATGAATACTGTGGCACCGGTCACCATATGATGTCTACGGAAATTGAGGTGTACTGA
- a CDS encoding cytochrome C oxidase subunit II, with amino-acid sequence MDKKQSDHDVNLKGTLVSVFFVGIVIVAMWVAVYLMYVAR; translated from the coding sequence GTGGATAAGAAGCAATCGGATCATGACGTGAATTTGAAGGGAACACTCGTCAGTGTATTCTTCGTCGGCATCGTCATCGTTGCCATGTGGGTTGCCGTGTATTTGATGTACGTAGCGAGATAA
- a CDS encoding Crp/Fnr family transcriptional regulator — MEAGFDKLAAELEKLLTISHQVKEYQKGDYLFREGEAVKGLYILRSGKVQIGKVTPDGRELALKICGTGQMVGEITVFAEGATYLLDARALTNTVCLKIPVEELEQSLEKDPGLAMAFMKWMGIDQQKTQTRFRDLMLHGKKGALYSTLIRLGNSYGIQADGGLLIDVVLTNQELANFCGMSREMVNRMLSDLRKQGTVGMQDGKIVLYNIPKLKFDINCEECPIYLCKID; from the coding sequence ATGGAAGCAGGCTTCGATAAATTGGCGGCGGAGCTCGAAAAGCTCTTGACGATCAGCCATCAAGTAAAAGAATATCAGAAAGGCGATTATCTGTTCCGCGAAGGGGAGGCGGTAAAAGGCCTTTATATCCTCCGTTCGGGGAAAGTGCAAATCGGAAAAGTCACGCCGGATGGCCGCGAGCTTGCGTTGAAGATTTGCGGCACGGGGCAGATGGTCGGCGAGATCACGGTATTCGCAGAAGGAGCCACATATTTGCTGGATGCCCGGGCCTTGACGAACACTGTCTGCTTGAAAATCCCTGTGGAAGAGCTGGAACAATCGCTTGAAAAAGACCCAGGGCTTGCGATGGCGTTCATGAAATGGATGGGCATCGACCAACAGAAAACGCAGACGCGTTTCCGGGATTTGATGCTCCATGGCAAAAAGGGAGCCTTGTATTCGACGTTGATCCGCCTCGGCAACAGTTATGGCATCCAAGCGGACGGCGGCTTATTGATCGATGTCGTGCTGACGAACCAGGAGCTGGCGAATTTCTGCGGCATGAGCCGTGAAATGGTCAACCGGATGCTCAGCGACTTGCGCAAACAAGGAACCGTCGGCATGCAAGACGGCAAGATCGTTCTATACAATATCCCCAAACTGAAATTCGACATCAATTGCGAAGAATGCCCGATTTACCTTTGTAAAATCGACTGA
- a CDS encoding universal stress protein, with translation MTLKYSRIMVAVDGSKEAEWAFKKASAAASRNNAELYLVHVIDNRSFGSIEAYDRTIAERALQSGEELLARYKEEASSHGATNVHTMIEYGSPKTVIPKKLANELKVDVIVCGATGLNAAERLIMGSVSERIVRTAKCDVLVVRRNQEDIDADE, from the coding sequence ATGACTTTGAAATATTCCCGAATTATGGTAGCAGTGGATGGTTCCAAAGAAGCGGAATGGGCTTTCAAGAAAGCCTCAGCTGCAGCTTCCCGGAATAATGCGGAGCTTTACTTGGTGCATGTCATCGATAACCGCTCATTCGGCTCCATTGAAGCGTACGACCGCACGATTGCAGAACGCGCATTGCAAAGCGGTGAAGAACTGCTTGCCCGTTATAAGGAAGAAGCCTCTTCACATGGTGCAACGAATGTCCATACGATGATCGAATACGGTTCGCCGAAAACGGTCATTCCGAAAAAATTGGCGAATGAATTGAAAGTGGATGTCATCGTTTGTGGCGCCACCGGTTTGAATGCAGCGGAACGCCTTATCATGGGCAGCGTTTCCGAACGCATCGTCCGTACAGCCAAATGCGACGTGCTCGTGGTCCGCAGAAACCAGGAAGACATCGACGCAGACGAATAA
- a CDS encoding M14 family zinc carboxypeptidase, protein MKSLKKGALTLSLAGALALSAVPLNSSVVEAVGNGPGYGGNETINTSILTTYSEMADFLKKQDAKQENMELEVIGQSVKGRDLYVAKYMSNPENPTILFLTQQHGNEQLTTEGALEFIKHLGTGKMKGVTDNVNILVVPMLNADGAMGDVDFSLEDYVASGDRNLTRYNALGVDLNRDHVTKIQPETKALHTNVMSKYDIDYMIDLHHQGANSERDGELVSGSILYPTTPNVDPEVLEGSKKLGAVVFNAVDSTGWGHLGKYRGGDAETISRNGIAVEYGISTLLFEMRGMSDHEYEPYVLGQKSNGYLIKQTVTTLESTVRAIADGSIDTQDTSFWDTLAFQQTRETE, encoded by the coding sequence ATGAAATCATTGAAAAAAGGGGCATTAACATTATCATTGGCGGGGGCTCTTGCATTGAGTGCAGTGCCGTTGAACTCGTCAGTAGTGGAAGCGGTCGGCAATGGGCCAGGATATGGCGGGAATGAGACCATCAACACGTCTATTTTGACAACTTACTCGGAAATGGCCGATTTCTTGAAGAAGCAGGATGCCAAACAAGAAAACATGGAACTTGAAGTCATCGGGCAAAGCGTCAAAGGACGCGACCTGTACGTGGCAAAATACATGAGCAATCCGGAAAACCCGACCATCCTGTTCTTGACCCAGCAGCACGGGAATGAACAGCTGACGACAGAAGGGGCACTTGAATTCATCAAGCACCTCGGCACCGGCAAAATGAAAGGTGTCACGGATAACGTCAATATCCTGGTTGTGCCGATGCTCAATGCAGATGGGGCCATGGGAGATGTCGATTTCTCACTGGAGGATTATGTAGCATCGGGTGACCGGAACTTGACGCGCTATAATGCACTCGGCGTGGACTTGAACCGTGACCACGTCACAAAAATCCAGCCGGAAACAAAAGCCTTGCACACGAATGTGATGAGCAAATACGACATCGATTACATGATCGATCTGCATCATCAAGGAGCCAACAGCGAGCGCGATGGTGAGTTGGTTTCGGGATCGATCCTGTACCCAACCACCCCAAACGTCGACCCTGAAGTGCTTGAAGGATCGAAAAAACTGGGGGCCGTCGTTTTTAATGCTGTCGATTCGACAGGCTGGGGCCACCTCGGAAAATATCGCGGCGGCGACGCTGAAACCATCAGCCGCAACGGCATTGCAGTGGAATACGGCATTTCGACATTGCTCTTCGAAATGCGCGGCATGTCTGACCATGAATACGAGCCGTATGTCCTTGGGCAGAAGAGCAATGGCTATTTGATCAAGCAAACCGTGACGACATTGGAATCGACGGTGCGTGCAATTGCGGATGGCTCAATCGATACGCAAGATACATCGTTCTGGGATACGCTGGCATTCCAGCAAACCCGCGAAACGGAATAA